Below is a genomic region from Argiope bruennichi chromosome 3, qqArgBrue1.1, whole genome shotgun sequence.
ACCGTTCGCATAACAATAAACTACTGGCTATATACACATGCAAAAAATTTCGAATAGAACATTTGTTGGAATTGCGTACTTTTGCATTTAGGTTATTATGATTATATACATTAAGTGCAAATTACACGATATTTGAGCTCAGAAAGGAACGCCCAGTGTTCCTCTGTCCTTTCTTCtcttctctctttttctttcttttttttgtaaaacaccAAACGTGATAAGGACGAAAACTTGTTGGTAAAGGATTTTTACACGGTTGGATGCGAAGTATCTCACGCGACATCAGGTtagtgaagaaaaatgaaaaactgtagaaaaaaaaaaaaaaaaaaaaaaaggtgcgtGCAGGTGAAAGTTGCCGGAAGTTGAAACAGTCTCGAGTGTAACATTCAGGTTCTGTTGTGTCTCTTGAAAAGGAGGAAAAAGAGGGGGGAGGGATGATATCCGTTGGAGTGAGGGGAGACAGGAAACGAAGAAAGGCTCTCATCTTCATTTTTGGTGAAGTCAAACCGGAATTGCAATAGGGATACACACCTGATTTATACAAAACCTCTCCTCCCGTGATATTTTCACATGCCTCTTCCTTCGATggctctttctttttttcccagtTAACAGcacattaaaattgaaagaaaaaaaaatttgacaaatgcaatagtttttgaaatgtttcctGACTGGTTATCTATTGTAGACTTAGTTTTTAGCGATATCTTATTTACGACTTCTAAGTTTTAGCGAATTATTGAGTGGCCCTCTCTTAACCGTTGTGcgattttactctttttttttttaattgcccatggaaatttatagaaatatgtgATTTCTCTGCACTTTATTGTCCCTTTTTACCTATGAGATGTACAacacattctaaaaataaattgatgtacTTTATGTGTACTATATAAACATGAATTTACTGCATTACATTATAATGATCTTTTCCCTTCTTCTTTATATAATCAAGCAGATATGAACTAAGCGCTATAGGGGTCTATAGCCAGCATAAATATTAGATAGATCTCCtttcctctccaaactttcaaaaattgatacatttcAATTTAGTATtagtagtttttaaataataaatattacgacaaattgaaataacaaagCATTTAATTCCGTGTGATACCAAACCAGATAGTTTCAGTACaacgcatattaaaaaaaattaatttaaaagtaattgtagacaagatggtaaaaaaaaaaaatatttactttttttttagcatagatttttaatatttaataaatgcaacgTTTTATCAGTGATTATTgacttaaaaatcaattaatcaatcaactgtaaaaaaaagagagagagagagaataaaaaatataatgatttgtcagcaattttggaaatatgggaaaaattatataataactaCTTTTAAGCTAAGTTTATTCAAGCGTATGGCcgttataaatcaaatgaaagcacaaaattagataaatatcttTACCccactattttctttttctttttccattattttcacttttagtatttattgaaaaaaaaaaaaaaaaacgccagcTTATTATTCAACATgatggtatttatttttaatgttttacgaaattaaaaaaaaaaggcactgGAATGTGAATAGAAaaccagaaatattaaaaaaataacgcaatctttttttaaatatataagccAGTGACTGAGAAAATCTTTTCACAAGTTATCAAATTCTATGGCTACAAGCAATTATATTATCTACCCGCCTTTTTTTCCTGTTAATTCTCAGGGCCTACTATTCCTTTTTTCCAATTCACTGTCGGGACCTATTTTTTCCTCCATTTATCTGGACGCagctatcttttttttaaattccctatCGAGAGTTTCTCTGAATAAAATACTTAAGTCATACTGATCTCCTAAACTCGAATTAAATTCCCTGTGCCTTCTAGATATATAAGACATTTTTAGTTGTGCTGTGTGCACGAAAGTAAGAGCACAGCtgctttattttaacattctgcGAGGCTCACTCACCTCACAGTACAAGGCTGCACCTGTCTTCTAAGATTTCACGAGGACAGCTGACCATCCGCTTTACCGACGTGAGTCACTCATCTTCaagaagacatttaaaaaatctgcatTCTTTCCTTGTTTGAAAATTCGCCGATTTTCAGTTCCAATTAAGTGTACGAGCTTTaagaatctaataataataataataacagctttcaaattattattaatttatagaataaatatatgtacTAGGAAATTAATCATGGTTCCAAGAAGATATCACTTTATTCAATAAACATTCAATACAACAAATTCAATACTTgcaatatataatatgcaattataTTCACACACAGACCAGAGAAGCAATAGTTTGAAAATCTGACTTTATTATTCCACCCCTCTTTCAAGAATTTAGGCTTACCTCTGCTTACAAAAGATTCTGTCAGATAACTGTAATTATGGTATTAATATcatgaaaatgtgtttttgtcaaattttgtgaATGCTGAATCTAATCGCAAATTCTCAAAGTTTCAGCTTCTTTCATTTGAGAATGTAtatctttttctattattaaagcaTGAATGAAAGACTTGAAATTAGTGCAAGAATATTATCAGAAGTTAAACTTCCATGTTATGGATCCCGAATTCATAGTCGAAAactgaaattgaataatattatttacactTCTAAATTGAATAAACTTTAATCTCTTGCACAACggattaattttaatgcaatattttattcgaaGAAAAACCCATGgctttaaacataataaaaactattggattttttttttttttttttttttgcatactgttttgtgaaaataaatataaaatgtggcGATATTTCTCACTTGTGTCATGGCGAACAAAGTAAAGCAGCGTTCAACgatctttcattttcttaaattatgactgctgtaaaaattaatagaaaaaaatcgtttggaaaatataacaaaaacttcattgaaatattgttcatgaaatttttatcaacattgttagtcaaatttgaaatttctgaaaaattctgaGAAAAGTGCTAAGTCTAAATTTGTTTAGCTTGCACATTAGTGCTTGCTACCTTGCAAAGTATTTAACATCTAATAACTATGCATCCATCTGTTTTTCgcttcttttctaaaaaatttttaccgTAACATTTTTTCTAAAGTGAAGGCAAGATAGAAAGTTATTCGtaagaaatgattattattattttataaagtttcattgcaatgaattctttaatttccttaaatacaattaaatatttcgcAGATTAgaattgttgcaatgaaataaaaaactattGCATTTGATTAAgagtggaattttaaaatttttatttttgctatctaGTCAGTAGTCTATTTTAGTACATCCAGATCTGATAAATTGGGTTCAAGATTCATTTGCATGATGTGAAGATTAAATAAGTGAGCGATAtgaattaagaaatgaatataaatagtgACTGACAATCAAATAAATTGTTGGGCGCAGGCGCGATTAAGTTTCGACTCGCGTTTAATATCACTTCTCTCAACTCGTTATTTCCTTCCCTCCCCGCTTCAATCAAAACGGCTAGACGTCTGGCGCCAGGATTTTTTTTCCAACCTTCCCAGAAATCGGCGACAAATCGCAGCCGATGGCAGTCCCGCTTTTGGCGCCGTGCCCACGCCATTCATCCAATGGGAGGCGGGCACCGGGCTGTGACGTCACGTACGTTCTAGGTCACACGCTCCGTAACCTGTGTCTGGTAGTAGAAGAATCATTTTCAGTTTGTATATCGAGCGAACCAGACGTGCATTTGTTGTTCTCTCGCATTATTGTGTATTTTGATCTTACAAAACCAAACAATCCAGTTGAATATAAACAAACAGACAGCATCTAATCCAACCAAGTgaaagattttgataaaataaagttataacaaAAGCAGATTTGAAAGAGAAAGGCAATCGTTAACTGTCATACGGCACCGCTAGAAAGCGTGAATCGTCGTTCCCCGTCTTTTCTAACGGTCGTGGATAAGAAAACGAAGCTGACGGCTAAACCTGAGGGGTGCATGCCCTGTTCTCTCCCTATTGAAAATATACGAAAACAACTTGAATCTTTCATGTTTACTATGCCAGTTAGTATATCGTTACCAACCAAGTCCAGTCTGAAATTCTGGAAAAAGCGATCAGTCAGCATTACTGATTACGATCCAACCTATAAGGTACTGTACTTGGGGAATATCATCACCCCATATGCTAAGGGTGAAGGATGCACTGACAAGCCCTTGGCTACCTTATGGAAGGCTTACACCAGCAATCCCGCTAAAGTCCAAACACCTATGGAACTGACCGTATGCAGCTCGGGCATCAAAGCTGTGACCAAGAATTTCGGGGTGACTGAATACTGGGCGTACAGGATCACGTACTGTGGGGCCCCTGCCGAATATCCTGGACTATTCTGTTGGATCTACCGACATGAGCGCCCCAAGATGAAACAGGAACTGAGGTGCCACGCCGCCCTGTGTATCAAGCCGGAGCAGGCGAAAGAGTTGACAGTGCAGCTGAAAGATAGGCTAGCCCTCGCTTTGCAGGAGTTTCGAAGAGAGAAGGTAAACATTTCTcccctttttgtttgtttgtattttttttatcgattttataattttttcccctttttatttatggaaattatcTTGATAGTTTTGTgtccaatatttcatttaattttgaaaattaattttcaattttaattaattaatgtttttaatatttgaaatatttttaataattaatatcttaaaggTAACATAGTATTTgtcagtgtttatttttgttatatttaatttcggcCATTTGACTaggaaaattcatttctttgcgtTTAATTGGATAATTATTGTACGCAATCGTAATTTAACCTTAGCCCCAAAATTTATccattatgaattataaaactatccgttatattaatatttttggatgctcaataattttcagcaattcattggaaaaaaaatttctgtgatgCAATCTTTTCGAATTATTGCATGAATTTCATTTTGATCTGCAAGCTGATAGACATGGTACTGCGCAAACAACAAATGTTTACAATACGTTAAATTAACTTGCATCTGCTTTGTTTGAGTAGAGGAATACGTTCGAGAAAGTGATTTCCgtatgatttatttttggaatggtttcaattattttgtatcCTTTCCTATatatatgctatttattttaaattgacaaataattaacactttttttttatggattcttttaattttaatatccgattattttttttaacctcatCAGTTTTTAACTTTAGTAATCTTTTGGATAAATGCATTGCTCAGAATAAATTAgttgaaaggaattattttaaatagtaaaagaaaGGTTAATAATAGTAAAaggaaaagttctttttttaaaaattttattgggaccgattaaatgagaaaaacccatgttaagattcttttttttcagtgattgaatgcctcttttatataaaatatcaaaattaccaaaatttaaatttttggacatttttttgcTGTAATAGTGGTATGTACTTTACTGTTTCAGAGTGATATgggctaaaataaaaataatgaaaagctagcaaaagattataaattagaattttgcatatatattgagataatttaaattgtatgaaattcTGCTCTATGAATATAATAGTATTAAATGTgaatctgaaaattgaaaatagagaataattcaaaaataaacggaattaatttttaactttaaatttcattcgaaaattttctgttttcattaaattttaattgattgtcGAATCATTGGTACTAATCggattaataattgtgtattctattaataaaattataattaaaatactgaaCATAGTAATTAAGAAACTCAAtgttaaacttcaaattttgcaATGGCCTATGTCTGTACGATAAATGGAAGAGAATATtgataaaagatttgaaaaaataaataaaaacaaagcgttaaaacatttgaaaaattcgcGCCGGAGGCTGAACACGTTTCGACATCGCGCGTGGAAGTATTTCACTTCATAGCTTATGGTAATCGATTCTCAGGTTATCTGC
It encodes:
- the LOC129963703 gene encoding protein FAM43A-like; protein product: MPCSLPIENIRKQLESFMFTMPVSISLPTKSSLKFWKKRSVSITDYDPTYKVLYLGNIITPYAKGEGCTDKPLATLWKAYTSNPAKVQTPMELTVCSSGIKAVTKNFGVTEYWAYRITYCGAPAEYPGLFCWIYRHERPKMKQELRCHAALCIKPEQAKELTVQLKDRLALALQEFRREKLTRQKARLSLANAVYDCPSMPRRKLLLYRGSMNFRPPIEMSKIAPKLGVIDEDDLEDELYELEFGTPPSEDDLYMCSSEASSLSSSPEEEDLFSRFHMLMPRRHLNSNGEESSCSEEDLYSEDARSTTSDDIPLIS